Within Sporosarcina sp. PTS2304, the genomic segment ATCCTGATATTATACTACAGGATTGCTTAAAAAGGAACAACTGATTCGGTTTACTGATTTTGTTTTATATCTTTATCTGTTTTCAGCTTCAAATAGAAGGCAAAAAGATTTAGCAGTGCAAGTACAATGAAAAAGATTCCCATTCCTGTATGGCCAGTAGAAATTCTGTCATATGCAAAGAATGCCATCACAAGTCCTATGATTAGATCAATAATTTTTGAATTAAACACGATGTCCCCTCCTAAGTCTCTACTCGTAGTATAGCAGAAAAACGCACCCGTTACCGAATTTTCATTCGAAACGAGTGCGCTGACAGTTAACTTTACTTATACATTTGTAGTTGATAAATTATGCTTTTGGATGAAATCTGCTAACACTGTTTCTAGATTAGGACTTCCGACTTCATCTAAGTCATAATAGACACGCGTACATGGTTTGTTAATGTTAATGACACGGGACAGATCCATTGGTGTGCCAATAATTACAGCATCTACATCCGCTGCGTTGATTGTTTCTTCAAGATCTTTCAATTGTTGCTCACCGTAACCCATAGCAGGTAAGATATTTTCAATATGTTGATATTTATCAAAAGTTGTGATTAAGCTACCTACTGCATATGGACGTGGATCTACAATTTCCGCTGCGCCTAGACGTTGTGCTGCGATTACTCCTGCACCTAATTTCATTTCACCGTGTGTTAATGTAGGGCCATCTTCTACGATCAATACACGCTTACCTTTAATGATTTCAGGACTATCCACTGTGATTTTAGATTCTGCTTTAATAATCGTACTATTAGGTGCTGCAAACTTAATATTATTTTCGACTGTTTGAATCGCTTCTTCAGATGCACTATCAATTTTATTAATAATAGAAACATCTGTTGTACGCAAGCACACTTCACCTGGATAGTATTTTAATTCGTGGCCTGGACGATGTGGATCAAGAACTGTAATTGCTAAATCTGGCTCGTAGAATGAAAAGTCATTGTTTCCACCATCCCAAAGGATTACGTCACAGCCATCCGGATCATTTTCAGCAGCATCTAAAATATCTTGATAGTCAACGCCTGCATAAATAATGTTACCGCGATCAACATGTGGCTCATACTCTTCCATCTCTTCAATTGTACACTTATGCTTTTTGAAATCTTCTACTGTCGCATAACGTTGAACACGTTGTGCTGCTAAGTCGCCATACGGCATAGGGTGACGAATTGCGACTACTTTTAAATCATGCTCCAGCAATGTTTCGATAATTTTACGGGAAGTTTGACTTTTTCCTGTTCCTGTTCTAACGGCACAAACGGAAATGACCGGCTTATTACTCTTGATCATAGTTGATTTTGAACCAAGCAATGTGAAGTTCGCGCCTGCTGCATTGACAATCGCACCGATTCCCATAACTTTTTCATAGCTAAGATCACTGTATGAAAATACGCATTCATCTACTTTTAGTTCTTTAATTAACTCTGGCAATTGCTCTTGCGAAAAAATCGGAATACCTTCAGGATATAATTCACCCGCAAGTTCAGCCGGATATTTACGTCCATCAATATCCGGGATTTGTGTTGCTGTAAAGGCAACTACATTATATTCTTCTTTATTACGATAATATGTATTAAAGTTGTGGAAATCTCGTCCTGCTGCACCAATGATAATTATATTTTTTGTTTTCATAAATTTTATCTCTCCAATCGAACTTCTTTTTATTATTATAAGTCACTATGTATAAAAATACAATAGGTATTTTTAAAAAATAGAATCTTGCTTACTTAAACTTCTGTAATATCGACGATAGTTGTCTGAAGTGTTTATTTAACTGCTATTTCTGTCATATTATTGATAAATAGAAAAATAAAAAACCATTCAACAGTGAATGGTTTTTTTATACTTTTATTCATTTATGCAATTGCTTGAGTACGGTAAACAATGTTTCCATTTGTTCATCAGTGCCTATTGTAATGCGCAAATAATCTTTAATTAATGCAGAATCAAAGTGTCTGACCAGAATTCCGCGAGCTTTCAACTGTTCATAAACTACTTTAGCATCCTGTGTACGAGGCTTGGCAAATACAAAGTTTGCATCAGATGGCAGCACATTGAATTCTAACTCTTTTAATCTTTCTACTGTATACTCCCGTGTGCGTATGATTTTCTTCGTACTCTCAGAGAAATACGCATGATCTTCAAACGCAGCCGTCGCACCCGCCATTGCCAGACGATCGATCGTATACGAGTTAAATGAGTCTTTTATACGTGTGAGTCCGTCAATTAATGCAGGTTGACCGAGCGCAAACCCTACACGCAATCCAGCAAGTGCACGAGATTTTGAAGTTGTTTGAATGACTAATAAATTGTCGTAACGATCAATCAGCTTCATCGCGGACGGACCGGCAAAATCAATGTATGCTTCGTCAATTATAACGATTTGATCAGGATTTTGCTGTAAGATTTCTTCAATTCCACTAAGTTCTTCATAAATACTCGTTGGTGCATTCGGATTCGGTAAGATTACGCCCCCTTCCGAATTAAAAAATTGTTCTTTAGCCAGTGTAAAATTATCGTTCATTGGAACTTGTTCATAGGAAATATTAAAAATCTTCGAATAAACAGGGTAAAAACTATAGCTGATTTCAGGAAACTTAATTGTTTTTCCTGGTTCGAAAAAAGCCATAAATGCAAATGCTAGCACTTCATCTGAACCATTCCCTACAAATACATGCTCTTTCGTCAAACTATATGTATTTGCAATCGCCTGTCGTAACGGATCAACTGTCGGCGATGGATAAAGTTGCAGTGTATTCTCATCTAACGCCCCGTGAATTGCTTCCAGAACTTTTGGGCTTGGAGGATATGGATTTTCATTCGTATTTAGTTTGATGATATCTGGCTGATTCAACTGCTCACCAGGAACATAAGGTTCTGTCCGAAGAGCAACTGTGCTCAGAAATCTACTCATTGCGTAGCACTTCCTTTTTCGGTCGTCTTTCGCGTAATACACTTTGGACATCAGTCAAATCTACATCAAGAATATTCATTAAAACAAGTGTATGGTAAATCAAATCAGCAATTTCATTGGATACTTCTTCTTTATCCGCATTTTTCGCTCCAATGACGACTTCTGTTGTTTCTTCGCCGACTTTCTTTAATACTTTATCGATTCCTTCGTTGAATAAATAAGTTGTATATGATCCTTCTAGTGGGTTCGCTTTACGATCCGCAATTTCATCGATCACTTCGTAAACCACTTCACGTAATGATTCTTCTGTTTCCGTGACGGTCTTGAAGAAGCATGTTTTTTCGCCTGTATGACATGCAGGCCCTTGTGGAGTCACTTGAATGAGCAATGTGTCTTGGTCACAATCAAGTGAAATGCGCTTCACTTGTTGACGATTGCCTGAAGTTGCCCCTTTATTCCATAATTCTTGTCTAGAACGGCTATAAAACCAAGTCTCGTTCGTTTCTATTGTTTTTTCGATTGATTCTTTATTCATATAAGCTAGCATCAGTACTTCACCGGTACGATCGTCTTGTACAATCGCTGGAAGAAGCCCTTTATCATCGAATTTAAGTGTATTGATATCTAGTGTCATATTAGTCAGTCCTAACTGCAATATTTTCTTCTGCTAAGTAATTTTTCAAGTCTCTAATATTGATTTCATTGAAGTGGAATACAGAAGCTGCTAGTGCGGCATCTGCTTTTCCTTCAGTCAATACTTCTTTAAAATGCTCAGGTTTTCCGGCGCCACCACTTGCGATGATCGGAATATTGACTGCATCAGCCATTGCACGATTCAATGCAATATTATAGCCATCTTTCACACCGTCTTCATCAACACTATTGACTACTAATTCACCTGCGCCAAGTTCTTGCATCTTCTTTGCCCATTCTATCGCATCAATACCTGTCGGCTCCATGCCGCCTTTTGCATAGACAGACCATTTCCCTTCACCTTCTTGACGCACATCCATTGAAAGCATAACGCGTGCTGAACCATATTTATCGGATACTTCTTTAATGAGTTCAGGATTTTTTAAAGCAGCGCTATTAATGGAAATTTTATTACCTCCAATAGCAAAAACTTTATCCACGTCTTGTAATGTACGTATACCTCCGCCTACGATGAAAGGAACAGGAACTTCTTTTGCGATTTCCTCTATCAAATCTAAAAACATTCCACGGTTTTTCGTAGATGCAGAAATATCGTAAAATACGAGTTCGTCTGCTCCGTCTGCTACATACTTTTTGGCCAATGTTAGGGGATCTGCTACTTCTTGAACGTCTAAAAACTTCT encodes:
- a CDS encoding cyclic 2,3-diphosphoglycerate synthase; the encoded protein is MKTKNIIIIGAAGRDFHNFNTYYRNKEEYNVVAFTATQIPDIDGRKYPAELAGELYPEGIPIFSQEQLPELIKELKVDECVFSYSDLSYEKVMGIGAIVNAAGANFTLLGSKSTMIKSNKPVISVCAVRTGTGKSQTSRKIIETLLEHDLKVVAIRHPMPYGDLAAQRVQRYATVEDFKKHKCTIEEMEEYEPHVDRGNIIYAGVDYQDILDAAENDPDGCDVILWDGGNNDFSFYEPDLAITVLDPHRPGHELKYYPGEVCLRTTDVSIINKIDSASEEAIQTVENNIKFAAPNSTIIKAESKITVDSPEIIKGKRVLIVEDGPTLTHGEMKLGAGVIAAQRLGAAEIVDPRPYAVGSLITTFDKYQHIENILPAMGYGEQQLKDLEETINAADVDAVIIGTPMDLSRVININKPCTRVYYDLDEVGSPNLETVLADFIQKHNLSTTNV
- the hisC gene encoding histidinol-phosphate transaminase, whose translation is MSRFLSTVALRTEPYVPGEQLNQPDIIKLNTNENPYPPSPKVLEAIHGALDENTLQLYPSPTVDPLRQAIANTYSLTKEHVFVGNGSDEVLAFAFMAFFEPGKTIKFPEISYSFYPVYSKIFNISYEQVPMNDNFTLAKEQFFNSEGGVILPNPNAPTSIYEELSGIEEILQQNPDQIVIIDEAYIDFAGPSAMKLIDRYDNLLVIQTTSKSRALAGLRVGFALGQPALIDGLTRIKDSFNSYTIDRLAMAGATAAFEDHAYFSESTKKIIRTREYTVERLKELEFNVLPSDANFVFAKPRTQDAKVVYEQLKARGILVRHFDSALIKDYLRITIGTDEQMETLFTVLKQLHK
- the hisIE gene encoding bifunctional phosphoribosyl-AMP cyclohydrolase/phosphoribosyl-ATP diphosphatase HisIE, which produces MTLDINTLKFDDKGLLPAIVQDDRTGEVLMLAYMNKESIEKTIETNETWFYSRSRQELWNKGATSGNRQQVKRISLDCDQDTLLIQVTPQGPACHTGEKTCFFKTVTETEESLREVVYEVIDEIADRKANPLEGSYTTYLFNEGIDKVLKKVGEETTEVVIGAKNADKEEVSNEIADLIYHTLVLMNILDVDLTDVQSVLRERRPKKEVLRNE
- the hisF gene encoding imidazole glycerol phosphate synthase subunit HisF produces the protein MSKTKKIIPCLDVDNRKVVKGKKFLDVQEVADPLTLAKKYVADGADELVFYDISASTKNRGMFLDLIEEIAKEVPVPFIVGGGIRTLQDVDKVFAIGGNKISINSAALKNPELIKEVSDKYGSARVMLSMDVRQEGEGKWSVYAKGGMEPTGIDAIEWAKKMQELGAGELVVNSVDEDGVKDGYNIALNRAMADAVNIPIIASGGAGKPEHFKEVLTEGKADAALAASVFHFNEINIRDLKNYLAEENIAVRTD